From a region of the Haematobia irritans isolate KBUSLIRL chromosome 4, ASM5000362v1, whole genome shotgun sequence genome:
- the LOC142236311 gene encoding kinesin heavy chain-like: MGKVYLFDKVFKPNASQEKAYNEAAKSIVTDVLAGYNGTIFAYGQTSSGKTHTMDGVIGDSAKQGIIPHIVYNIFNRIYTMEMNLEFHIKVSYYEIYMDKICDLLDVSKINLSVPEDKNRVPYVKGATERFVSSTEDVFEVIKEGKSNHFSRDCRHE; this comes from the exons ATG GGTAAAGTTTATCTTTTCGACAAAGTCTTCAAACCGAATGCATCGCAAGAAAAAGCCTACAATGAAGCGGCTAAATCAATTGTCACCGATGTTTTGGCCGGTTACAACGGTACCATTTTTGCATATGGTCAAACATCTTCGGGTAAAACACATACCATGGACGGTGTTATTGGTGACTCAGCTAAACAGGGTATCATTCCACATATTGTCTATAATATTTTCAATCGTATCTATACGATGGAAATGAATTTGGAATTTCACATTAAGGTCTCATATTATGAAATCTATATGGACAAAATATGTGATTTACTGGATGTATCCAAGATTAATTTGAGCGTACCCGAAGACAAGAATCGTGTGCCGTATGTTAAAGGTGCTACGGAGAGATTTGTATCATCAACGGAAGATGTGTTCGAGGTTATCAAAGAAGGAAAATCGAATCATTTTTCTCGCGATTGCAGACATGAATGA